Genomic DNA from Prevotella intermedia ATCC 25611 = DSM 20706:
CAGGAAGCACAGCAGGTATTGGTGCAAGTTCTACTTCAGACGGCTATGCAATGGGGCAAATCGCAACAATAGGCATCTCTCCTAACACTTCAGGCGAGCCTGTAGCACTCTTGTTGCAGCCAGAAATTAAGAAAGCATCAAAAGCAGGAAATTCTATCACTTATACAATGTCTAACTTCAACAGAGAAAGAGTAACTGTTGAAACAGGTTTGGGTAAGATTGAAGATGATGGCAGTGTTTCTCCAGTATCAGATATATCTACTTTAGGAGTAAACCCAAATTACCTAATGAAGAAAACTGTTAGAATTACAGGCTTGACTACAGCAGGCGTATTTAAGGTTACACCTATCCAACGTCCTGTTGGTTCTACTGGAAGATGGTATTACGACCCATACATATATGCAACCGTAACAACTTCAAGCACAGGTCAAACTGTAGAATTGAGATTCGATGACTACGGCGATTTCAAAAAGTTGAAAGCTTCTAACTTTAACGTAACAACGGGTGGTGTTATTCGTAAAATGAATAATGTAAACGTAACTGTAAAGAATACAGCTGACCACGAAGTACACACCACAGTTTACTTGATTTACGAAACTACCAATAATGCAGGACAAACTACAAAGCAACTCCACTCACAAGTACCTGCAACCGTTCCTGCAAATAGCAGTATTGTATTGCCAATGAGCTTCTATGCTGATAAACTTGGCCAACATAACGTTTCTTTGTGTATAACAGAAGACTACCAAAACTTCCAAAGTCTTGGTGCTGGAAAAGTAGAAGTTGTAAGCGCACCTACCAAAGAGTCATTGTCTTACAGCTATAAATTTAAAGGCACAAACAACACAACAGTGTATGGTAACAGAATTGAAGGCACTGTAACAATCAAAAATAAAGGTAACGAGGCTTTCCACGAGAAATTAACGGTTGCCAGAGCTCATTCAACCGACAATCAAGACCAAGCATTCGGTGCATCAAAAGAAGTATCACTTAACCCTGGCGAGTCTACAACAATTGACTTTGAATTTGACAATTGTGCATACAGCAAACATATTATGGTTGTAACTTATTACAATCCTTCATCAGGAACAGGTATTAAGAAAGGTTCAGCTAAGTATGTAACTGTCAAGAACGGCTTCATTGTTTACAACGGCGACGGTTCACGTCAAGGCTATGCTCCAGCTGCTACCATTACAGTTCCAGCAGAAGCTGCAGCTGTAGACTTGCGTGGTATTGAGTTCACTACTGTTGAACCAAACAGCAATCCTAACACATTGTACTATGTAGATGCTGCCAAGGCTTCTGCAGCAGGCTTACCTGCACAGAACGTAGTTGTAAGCGAGAAGGCTACAAAGGTAGTACTTACCGATGGTAACGACTTCTACTGCCCAGCAACATTCACTGCTGACGAAATCTCTTACACACGTAAGTTCGACAAGGCTTCTGATGGTAAGACAAACTACGAAGGTCTTTACATTCCATTCACTCCAACTTCTATCATGGACGGTGCAAAGACATTGGCATGGCAGACTAAGGACGGCGAAGCTAAAGACTTCTTCTTGATGCAATATGCTGGCTCTAACGCCAACAAGCTGAACTTCGTTTACGCTGACGAAACATTCAACGGCAACATTCCTTACCTCATGGCTGTACCTCAAGCACTCGTAGGCAAGAACATTACTTTCGGTGCCAAGAATGTGAAGATTATAGACAATGCAACTCGTTTCTGCTCTGCAGACAACAATCACTTCGTCTTCACTGGTGTTTCAAGCAAGAAGACTTTGGCAGAAAACGACTATGCACTTTCTGCTGATGCTAAGTTCTTCGAGTTGAAGCCAGCAGCTACAGTTGATGCTTTCCGTGCATACATCATCGGCCACGATGGTTTGGATAAGCTCGAAATCTTGTTCAACGGCGACTTCGTTACAGGTATCAACGGCATCAACAACAACGACACTGAAGTTAAGACTGTTTACGACCTCCAAGGTCGCCGTCTCCCAGCTGAGGCAGCAACCAAGAAGGGTGTTTACATCATAAACGGCAAGAAAGTTGTTGTGAAGTAAAAGACAACGCTTCCCACATTGTTGGGACAGATAAACAAATACAAGAGGTTGTATCATACTTTTGATACAACCTCTTATTTTTTGCAGTAAACCGTGCAGTGGCATCGTTTACATAACAATTCCCCCACTCTTTCTCCTCCTTTAAAGAACTCATACCCGTAACTTCCTTCCCTTTTCATCTTCTCCAAGGAGGCAATATTTGCCCCAAAAATCTTTGTCTGCCAAATTATTTACGTGTAAAGAAATATTTATTTACACGTATGGAAATATTTACAAACACGTAGAAAAATATTTCTTTACACGTAAATAATTCTTCTGTGAACAGCTGAAGTTGGAAAACACTTTAGAAAATACAACGAAAAACAGAAGGGAACACTTCATTATCCCAAGCCACCAAGCCATCGTCCCACTGCTGTTTACACTCCTCATTTTTCGGTATTTTTCTTTATCACACTTATATAACAAAATCTTTTAGTACCTTTGCACACGTAAAAAGATAGGATATGGCAATAAAAGCAGCATTTTTCGATATAGACGGTACACTCGTTTCGTTTAAGACTCACAAAATTCCACAATCAACAATCGATGCAATAACAAGGGCAAAGCGCAAAGGTATAAAGATATTTATTGCCACAGGACGTCCCGTTGCCATTATCAACAATATTACAGACATAAAGCATCTGGTGGACGGATACATCACTTTCAACGGTGCTTACTGCTTTATGGGCAACCAAGACTTTGTACTCTCGCCTATCCCCAATGCTGATGTGCAGACGATGATAGCCGATGCCGAACGCCGCGACTACTGCGTATTGGTATGCGGAAAGCAAGAGGTGGTGATACACAACTACAAGAAGGTATTTACCGACATCTTCGTACACGACTTGGGAGTGAACAATGTAGACGAAAGCAGAACGATTGCTGACTTACAGGGTCAGCCCATCTTGCAACTTACACCTTTCTTCACGCAAGCCGACGAAGACATTATAATACCCGATATGCCCCACTGCGTTTCGGCACGCTGGCACCCTGCATTCACCGACATCACCGTAAAAGGTGCCAACAAAGGCAATGCACTGACCACAGTGGCTGCACAATTAGGCATCGACATTGCCGACTGCATAGCCTTTGGCGATGGTGGCAACGACCTTTCCATACTGAAAGCAGCAGGCATTGGCGTGGCTATGGGGAATGCCAACAACGAGGTGAAAGCGGCTGCCGACTACGTTACAACATCGGTAGACGAAGACGGCATTTGGAAAGCGATGCAACATTTCGGGGCATTGGAAGAGGAATAACAAAAAGGCAATACTCGATATCCCGACAGAACGACTTATCGTTAAATTGAAAAGGTATATCGAATATCCAACAAAAGAGAACAGACAATTTGAAAACAAAACATATAGAAACCATCAAACAAGAAAAGCGTGTGCGCTTTGTGGTGCTCTTCACTTTACTCATCATAGCGATAGAAGTGATTGTTGGCATCACTTCTCACTCTATGGCACTCTTGGCTGACGCCATTCATCTTAGTTCGCACGAACTTATATTAGGGCTGAACTGGGCTGCATACCTGTTGGTGCGCCGTCTGCAAAACAAGCAGTCGGAGAACTACGACACAAGCAAGATACTGAGCTTATCGGCTTTCACAAGTGGAATATTTCTGCTCGCAACGGCTATCTTCATTGTTATAGAAGCATTTGAACGCCTGAACGGGCACGAAGGACACATTACGAACCACAACTTTGCCATAATTACGGCGGTTGTGGGGTTAGTGGCAAACATTATCTGCGTGCGCGTAATGTACGATAAGAATGGCAAAGCCGACTACAACAGCCACGCTGTCTACCTGCATTTACTATCCGACATCTTGGCAAAGGCAGGCATCGTTATTGGCATTGTGTGCGCTATGCTGTGGGATATACTGTGGATTGATGCTGCTGTCGCCATCATCTCGGCACTCATTGCAGCCCATTGGGCAAAGAATTTGCTATGGGATACAGGTCGCACACTA
This window encodes:
- a CDS encoding C10 family peptidase; this translates as MMSLLLMLLFAHTSWAAPVKLSTASQTAQKFLQQYGKQLKSTNAAYAPRMNAQGAQTTAPYYVFNSKDGNGFVIVSGDDRTSEILGYSTTGSFDINKMSANMRSFMDGMAKEISLLDKYQANNTAKAPSQMKARTPIEPLVKAVWNQDAPYSDLCPDDPYNTSVKLPTGCVATAMAQVMYKHQWPETVTNSIPPYTTRVYENTNKYGQSKYKTISVGGVEAGTKIDWANIEPTYNAETPAEKNKAIAELMIYVGRSVKMGYDRDVNGGSGASGYHIATALNKYFNYNASTILRTEYSLDEFENRLYNEMAAARPVVFCGQSEGGGHAFVIDGYDGKGYFHVNWGWGGDSDGYFKIAILNPGSTAGIGASSTSDGYAMGQIATIGISPNTSGEPVALLLQPEIKKASKAGNSITYTMSNFNRERVTVETGLGKIEDDGSVSPVSDISTLGVNPNYLMKKTVRITGLTTAGVFKVTPIQRPVGSTGRWYYDPYIYATVTTSSTGQTVELRFDDYGDFKKLKASNFNVTTGGVIRKMNNVNVTVKNTADHEVHTTVYLIYETTNNAGQTTKQLHSQVPATVPANSSIVLPMSFYADKLGQHNVSLCITEDYQNFQSLGAGKVEVVSAPTKESLSYSYKFKGTNNTTVYGNRIEGTVTIKNKGNEAFHEKLTVARAHSTDNQDQAFGASKEVSLNPGESTTIDFEFDNCAYSKHIMVVTYYNPSSGTGIKKGSAKYVTVKNGFIVYNGDGSRQGYAPAATITVPAEAAAVDLRGIEFTTVEPNSNPNTLYYVDAAKASAAGLPAQNVVVSEKATKVVLTDGNDFYCPATFTADEISYTRKFDKASDGKTNYEGLYIPFTPTSIMDGAKTLAWQTKDGEAKDFFLMQYAGSNANKLNFVYADETFNGNIPYLMAVPQALVGKNITFGAKNVKIIDNATRFCSADNNHFVFTGVSSKKTLAENDYALSADAKFFELKPAATVDAFRAYIIGHDGLDKLEILFNGDFVTGINGINNNDTEVKTVYDLQGRRLPAEAATKKGVYIINGKKVVVK
- a CDS encoding Cof-type HAD-IIB family hydrolase; the protein is MAIKAAFFDIDGTLVSFKTHKIPQSTIDAITRAKRKGIKIFIATGRPVAIINNITDIKHLVDGYITFNGAYCFMGNQDFVLSPIPNADVQTMIADAERRDYCVLVCGKQEVVIHNYKKVFTDIFVHDLGVNNVDESRTIADLQGQPILQLTPFFTQADEDIIIPDMPHCVSARWHPAFTDITVKGANKGNALTTVAAQLGIDIADCIAFGDGGNDLSILKAAGIGVAMGNANNEVKAAADYVTTSVDEDGIWKAMQHFGALEEE
- a CDS encoding cation diffusion facilitator family transporter; translation: MKTKHIETIKQEKRVRFVVLFTLLIIAIEVIVGITSHSMALLADAIHLSSHELILGLNWAAYLLVRRLQNKQSENYDTSKILSLSAFTSGIFLLATAIFIVIEAFERLNGHEGHITNHNFAIITAVVGLVANIICVRVMYDKNGKADYNSHAVYLHLLSDILAKAGIVIGIVCAMLWDILWIDAAVAIISALIAAHWAKNLLWDTGRTLTKA